The following are encoded together in the Glycine soja cultivar W05 chromosome 5, ASM419377v2, whole genome shotgun sequence genome:
- the LOC114412261 gene encoding ribose-phosphate pyrophosphokinase 1-like: MASSLLQPSSSSSLFAGTLRTLDFVDHSRARISAPYTVKCDMSESSNFVNGKPIIPVLNERTLPKFMESAREAKAVSRNSNRLKLFSGTANPTLSQEIARYMGLELGKISIKRFADGEIYVQLQESVRGCNVYLIQPTCPPANENLMELKIMIDACRRASAKNITAVIPYFGYARADRKTQGRESIAAKLVANLITKAGADRVLACDLHSGQSMGYFDIPVDHVHCQPVILDYLASKTISSSDLVVVSPDVGGVARARAFAKKLSDAPLAIVDKRRHGHNVAEVMNLIGDVKGKVAVMVDDMIDTAGTIAKGAALLHEEGAREVYACCTHAVFSPPAIERLSGGLFHEVIITNTIPVAEKNYFPQLTILTVANLLGETIWRVHDDSSVSSIFQ; the protein is encoded by the exons ATGGCTTCTTCACTCCTTcaaccttcttcttcctcttctctctTCGCCGGCACTCTCCGAACCTTAGATTTTGTAGACCATTCCCGCGCCCGAATCTCCGCGCCTTACACCGTG AAATGTGACATGTCGGAATCGTCGAATTTCGTCAATGGGAAACCGATCATTCCGGTTCTCAACGAAAGGACTCTGCCTAAGTTCATGGAATCCGCGAGGGAGGCGAAGGCCGTCAGCAGAAATAGTAACAGGTTGAAATTGTTCTCTGGCACGGCCAATCCCACACTCTCccag GAAATTGCTCGGTACATGGGCCTGGAACTTGGAAAGATTTCCATCAAGCGATTTGCTGATGGTGAAATCTATGTCCAGTTACAAGAGAGTGTTAGAGGTTGCAATGTTTACCTTATACAGCCTACCTGTCCTCCTGCAAATGAGAATCTCATGGAGCTTAAAATAATGATTGATGCTTGTCGGAGAGCATCCGCCAAGAATATCACTGCTGTGATTCCCTACTTTGGATATGCCAGAGCTGATAGAAAG ACTCAAGGACGTGAATCAATTGCTGCTAAACTTGTTGCGAACCTTATTACAAAAGCTGGGGCAGACCGTGTTCTCGCTTGTGACCTTCATTCAGGGCAGTCCATGGGTTACTTTGATATTCCTGTTGATCATGTACACTGTCAG CCCGTGATCCTTGATTATCTTGCCAGCAAGACAATAAGTTCAAGTGACTTGGTGGTTGTTTCCCCTGATGTTGGTGGTGTCGCAAGAGCTCGTGCTTTTGCAAAGAAATTATCTGATGCACCCTTAGCTATTGTAGACAAAAGGCGCCATGGACACAATGTTGCTGAG GTGATGAACCTGATTGGTGATGTAAAAGGAAAAGTTGCTGTAATGGTGGATGATATGATTGACACTGCTG GGACCATTGCTAAGGGTGCAGCACTATTACATGAGGAGGGAGCTAGGGAAGTGTATGCATGCTGCACTCATGCCGTTTTCAG TCCTCCCGCAATTGAGAGGTTGTCCGGTGGCTTGTTTCATGAGGTGATTATCACAAACACCATTCCAGTTGCAGAGAAGAACTATTTCCCCCAGTTAACTATTCTTACTGTAGcaaacctattgggtgaaacgATTTGGCGTGTTCATGATGACAGTTCTGTTAGTAGTATTTTTCAGTAA